Proteins encoded within one genomic window of Amycolatopsis sp. 2-15:
- a CDS encoding Lrp/AsnC family transcriptional regulator — MRREETVLDSLDARLLLLLTDSPRLGVLECARRLGVARGTVQARLDRLTERGILGGFPPELDLAAMGYGLTAFAVLEIAQGRRGSVAEALAAIEEVCEVHATTGQGDLFVRLVARDNDDLQRVIDKVVGVDGVLRTSTSIALSTPVPPRVRPLLERTARD; from the coding sequence CTGCGCAGGGAGGAAACCGTGCTCGACTCGCTCGACGCCCGGCTGTTGCTGCTGCTCACCGACTCGCCCCGGCTGGGCGTGCTCGAGTGCGCGCGCCGCCTCGGCGTGGCGCGCGGCACCGTGCAGGCGCGACTGGACCGGCTCACCGAACGCGGCATCCTCGGCGGCTTCCCGCCCGAGCTCGACCTCGCGGCGATGGGCTACGGGCTCACCGCGTTCGCCGTGCTGGAGATCGCGCAGGGCCGGCGCGGCAGCGTGGCCGAGGCGCTCGCCGCCATCGAGGAGGTGTGCGAGGTGCACGCCACCACCGGCCAGGGCGACCTGTTCGTCCGCCTGGTCGCACGCGACAACGACGACCTGCAACGCGTGATCGACAAGGTGGTCGGCGTGGACGGGGTGCTGCGCACGTCGACCTCGATCGCCCTGTCCACGCCGGTGCCGCCGCGTGTGCGTCCGCTGCTGGAACGCACCGCGCGCGATTAG
- a CDS encoding MBL fold metallo-hydrolase, translating to MSIEPICRTCGMQYPGPRADCPICEDERQYVPLTGQAWTDLATLRSSGEYRPRVEEQGPGVIGIGSEPGFAIGQRALLVQAGSGNFLWDCAAYLDDELVRQINDLGGLTGIAISHPHYYTTMVEWAHAFDVPIYLHEGDQEWIGRPDPSIRLWSGTTLDVADDLRLINLGVHFTGGTVLHWPAGEAGRGALLSGDIVQVIPDRTHVGFMYSYPNLIPERPSVVRRAAELLEPYAFEAIYGAWWDRIVRTDGHEVVQRSAKRYLAHALDAF from the coding sequence ATGAGCATCGAACCGATATGCCGCACTTGCGGAATGCAATACCCCGGACCCCGCGCCGACTGCCCGATCTGCGAGGACGAACGCCAGTACGTCCCGCTCACCGGCCAGGCCTGGACCGACCTCGCGACGCTGCGGTCGAGCGGCGAGTACCGCCCGCGCGTCGAAGAGCAGGGACCGGGCGTGATCGGCATCGGGTCCGAGCCCGGTTTCGCGATCGGCCAGCGCGCGCTTCTCGTGCAGGCCGGATCCGGCAACTTTCTCTGGGACTGCGCGGCCTACCTCGACGACGAGCTGGTGCGGCAGATCAACGACCTCGGTGGCCTCACCGGCATCGCGATCAGTCACCCGCACTACTACACGACCATGGTCGAGTGGGCCCACGCGTTCGACGTGCCGATCTACCTGCACGAAGGTGACCAGGAGTGGATCGGGCGGCCCGACCCGTCGATCCGACTCTGGTCCGGCACCACCCTCGACGTGGCCGACGACCTGCGGCTGATCAACCTCGGCGTGCACTTCACCGGCGGCACCGTGCTCCACTGGCCGGCGGGTGAAGCCGGCCGCGGGGCCCTGCTGTCGGGCGACATCGTGCAGGTCATCCCCGACCGCACCCACGTCGGTTTCATGTACAGCTACCCGAACCTGATCCCGGAACGCCCGAGTGTGGTGCGCCGCGCGGCCGAACTACTGGAGCCGTACGCGTTCGAAGCGATCTACGGCGCGTGGTGGGACCGGATCGTGCGCACTGACGGGCACGAGGTCGTGCAACGCTCGGCGAAGCGGTACCTCGCGCACGCGCTCGACGCGTTCTAA
- the greA gene encoding transcription elongation factor GreA: MVTVSDKVTWLTQDAYDRLKHELDEMIENRPVIAARINDSREEGDLKENGGYHAAREEQGQAEARIRHLQELLRSAKVGEAPEDDGTAGPGKVLTVKYAGDDDEEKFLLATREEGAEGALDVYSPESPLGKALLGAKEGESREYELPNGRTQQVTLVKAVPYSEAS, from the coding sequence ATGGTGACCGTGAGCGACAAGGTGACCTGGCTGACCCAGGATGCCTACGACAGGCTCAAGCACGAGCTCGACGAAATGATCGAGAATCGTCCGGTCATCGCTGCGCGCATCAACGACAGCCGCGAAGAGGGAGACCTCAAGGAAAACGGCGGCTACCACGCAGCGCGCGAAGAGCAGGGCCAGGCCGAGGCGCGCATCCGCCACCTTCAGGAACTGCTGCGTTCGGCGAAGGTCGGCGAGGCCCCCGAGGACGACGGCACCGCCGGTCCCGGCAAGGTCCTCACCGTGAAGTACGCGGGCGACGACGACGAGGAGAAGTTCCTCCTCGCCACCCGCGAAGAGGGCGCCGAGGGCGCGCTCGACGTGTACTCCCCGGAGTCGCCGCTGGGCAAGGCCCTGCTCGGCGCCAAGGAGGGCGAGTCGCGCGAGTACGAGCTGCCCAACGGCCGTACGCAGCAGGTGACGCTGGTCAAGGCCGTGCCCTACAGCGAGGCCTCCTGA
- a CDS encoding DUF4307 domain-containing protein: MQTGETATAEGDARPAPPADRYGSAGKTGSKRWKRWVFTAIAVVAGFAVAWIAYVNLGQASIDAERVAFEPRPGNAMQITINVTRDDPDKPGVCVVRVQDRSGAESGRKEVLVPAGAGHSRVSTVVKSIGEPVTADVYGCSYSIPRYMSTP, translated from the coding sequence TTGCAGACCGGAGAGACCGCAACCGCCGAGGGAGACGCCCGTCCGGCGCCGCCCGCGGACCGGTACGGGTCGGCGGGCAAGACCGGGTCGAAACGCTGGAAGCGCTGGGTTTTCACCGCGATCGCGGTGGTCGCGGGCTTCGCGGTCGCGTGGATCGCCTACGTCAACCTCGGCCAGGCGTCGATCGACGCCGAGCGCGTGGCGTTCGAACCCCGCCCGGGCAACGCGATGCAGATCACGATCAACGTCACGCGTGACGACCCGGACAAGCCCGGGGTGTGCGTCGTACGAGTGCAGGACAGGTCCGGCGCCGAGAGCGGCCGGAAAGAGGTGCTGGTTCCCGCCGGGGCCGGCCACAGCCGGGTGAGCACGGTGGTGAAGAGCATCGGGGAACCGGTGACAGCCGACGTGTACGGCTGCTCGTACTCCATACCACGATACATGTCAACCCCATAG
- the mca gene encoding mycothiol conjugate amidase Mca, translating into MVRADELMTSDRASNLRLMAVHAHPDDESSKGAATMAKYVAEGHEVMVVTCTGGEAGSILNPAMDRPEVLANMADIRRDEMARAAKILGVQHRWLGFVDSGLPEGDPLPPVPEGSFAVVPLEESTEALVQVVREFRPHVLITYDENGGYPHPDHIRTHEVSMAAFDAAGDPNRFPGAGDPWQPLKLYYVHGFSKARMIAFDTALKKLGLESPYDEWLKSWDPERPDIMERVTTRIECGEYFEVRDEALKAHATQIDPTSRWFVVPLEIQRETWPTEEYELNRSLVDSTLPEDDLFAGIKEKVSP; encoded by the coding sequence ATGGTGCGAGCTGACGAGCTGATGACGAGCGACCGCGCCTCGAACCTGCGCCTCATGGCGGTACACGCGCACCCGGACGACGAGTCCAGCAAGGGCGCCGCCACCATGGCGAAATACGTCGCCGAGGGCCACGAGGTCATGGTCGTGACGTGTACGGGCGGTGAGGCGGGCAGCATTCTCAACCCCGCCATGGACCGGCCCGAGGTGCTGGCCAACATGGCCGACATCCGGCGCGACGAGATGGCGCGCGCGGCGAAGATCCTGGGGGTGCAGCACCGCTGGCTCGGCTTCGTCGACTCGGGGCTGCCCGAGGGCGACCCGCTGCCGCCGGTGCCCGAAGGGTCGTTCGCCGTGGTGCCGCTGGAGGAGTCCACCGAGGCGCTGGTGCAGGTGGTGCGGGAGTTCCGCCCCCACGTGCTGATCACCTACGACGAGAACGGCGGGTACCCGCACCCCGATCACATCCGCACCCACGAGGTGTCGATGGCGGCTTTCGACGCGGCGGGCGACCCGAACCGCTTCCCCGGCGCCGGCGACCCGTGGCAGCCGCTCAAGCTGTACTACGTGCACGGCTTCTCCAAGGCCCGGATGATCGCGTTCGACACCGCGCTCAAGAAGCTCGGCCTCGAGTCGCCGTATGACGAGTGGCTCAAGTCCTGGGACCCCGAGCGACCCGACATCATGGAGCGGGTGACCACCCGGATCGAGTGCGGTGAATACTTCGAGGTGCGCGACGAGGCGCTGAAGGCGCACGCCACGCAGATCGACCCGACCAGCCGCTGGTTCGTGGTCCCGCTCGAGATCCAGCGCGAGACGTGGCCGACCGAGGAGTACGAGCTGAACCGCTCCCTGGTGGACAGCACGCTGCCGGAGGATGATCTGTTCGCCGGCATCAAGGAGAAGGTGAGTCCATGA
- a CDS encoding thioredoxin domain-containing protein produces the protein MANRLTDATSPYLLQHAGNPVDWREWGPEALAEARQRNVPILLSVGYAACHWCHVMAHESFEDEGTAALMNAHFVNIKVDREERPDIDAVYMAATQAMTGQGGWPMTCFLTPEGEPFHCGTYYPPTPRPGIPSFGQLLVAVSEAWAERPEDLREGAQRLIGHLAEQGGPLQASAVDAGVLARAVAKLAAEVDPVHGGFGGAPKFPPSMVLEFLLRHHKRTGSAEALSLASSTAEAMARGGIHDQLAGGFARYSVDAEWIVPHFEKMLYDNALLLRVYAHLARRGSSFALGVAEGIVRFLEADLLTAEGGFAASLDADTDGVEGLTYVWTPAELREVLGDEDGVWAASVFSVTESGTFEKGSSTLQLPGDPESADRFERARQALLAARASRPQPARDDKVVAAWNGLAITALAEAGVALERPQWIELARGAASLLLSTHLVDGRLRRSSRDGVVGVPAGVLEDYACLADGLLALHQATGEPRWLEEASRLLDLALTHFASDAVGAYHDTADDAETLVQRPSDPTDNASPSGASALAGALLTASALAGFEQAGRYRDAADAALQRAGLLADRAPRFAGHWLSVAEAAQSGPVQVAVVGEDRAALVAAAARQIHGGGVVLGGAPDAPGVPLLADRPLVDGAAAAYVCRGYVCDRPVTSAEDLLAQL, from the coding sequence ATGGCGAACCGACTGACGGACGCGACCAGCCCATACCTCCTGCAGCACGCGGGAAACCCCGTCGATTGGCGCGAGTGGGGGCCCGAAGCGCTGGCCGAGGCGCGGCAGCGCAACGTGCCGATCCTGCTGTCGGTCGGCTACGCGGCGTGCCACTGGTGTCACGTGATGGCCCACGAGTCCTTCGAGGACGAGGGCACCGCGGCACTGATGAACGCGCACTTCGTGAACATCAAGGTCGACCGCGAGGAGCGGCCGGACATCGACGCGGTCTACATGGCCGCCACCCAGGCCATGACCGGTCAGGGCGGCTGGCCGATGACCTGTTTCCTCACGCCCGAGGGTGAGCCGTTCCACTGCGGCACCTACTACCCGCCGACGCCGCGGCCGGGCATCCCGTCGTTCGGGCAGCTGCTCGTGGCCGTCTCGGAGGCGTGGGCCGAGCGGCCCGAAGACCTGCGCGAGGGCGCGCAGCGGCTGATCGGGCACCTCGCCGAGCAGGGCGGGCCGTTGCAGGCCTCGGCGGTGGACGCCGGCGTGCTCGCCCGTGCGGTGGCGAAGCTCGCGGCCGAGGTGGACCCCGTCCACGGCGGGTTCGGCGGCGCGCCGAAGTTCCCGCCGTCGATGGTGCTGGAGTTCCTGCTGCGCCACCACAAGCGCACGGGCTCGGCCGAAGCGCTGTCGCTCGCTTCGTCGACCGCGGAGGCCATGGCCCGCGGCGGCATCCACGACCAGCTCGCCGGCGGTTTCGCGCGGTACTCCGTGGACGCGGAGTGGATCGTGCCGCACTTCGAGAAGATGTTGTACGACAACGCTTTGCTGCTCCGGGTTTACGCCCATTTGGCGCGGCGGGGGTCTTCGTTCGCGCTGGGCGTCGCCGAGGGGATCGTCCGGTTCCTGGAGGCCGATCTGCTGACCGCGGAGGGCGGCTTCGCGGCTTCGCTCGACGCGGACACCGACGGCGTCGAGGGTCTTACGTACGTGTGGACGCCTGCTGAGCTGCGCGAGGTGCTCGGTGACGAGGACGGCGTGTGGGCGGCTTCGGTGTTTTCGGTGACGGAGTCCGGGACGTTCGAGAAGGGCTCGTCGACGCTGCAGCTGCCGGGTGATCCGGAGTCCGCCGACCGGTTCGAGCGCGCCCGGCAGGCGTTGCTGGCCGCGCGGGCTTCGCGGCCGCAGCCGGCGCGCGACGACAAGGTGGTAGCCGCGTGGAACGGCCTCGCCATCACCGCGCTCGCCGAGGCGGGTGTCGCGCTGGAGCGTCCACAGTGGATCGAGCTGGCGCGCGGGGCCGCGTCCCTGCTGCTGTCCACGCACCTCGTGGACGGCCGGCTGCGGCGCAGCTCGCGCGACGGCGTGGTCGGCGTGCCGGCCGGCGTCCTCGAGGACTACGCGTGCCTGGCCGACGGCCTGCTCGCCCTGCACCAGGCCACGGGGGAGCCGCGGTGGCTGGAGGAGGCGTCGCGGCTGCTGGACCTGGCGTTGACGCACTTCGCTTCGGACGCCGTGGGCGCGTACCACGACACCGCGGACGACGCGGAAACGTTGGTGCAGCGCCCTTCCGACCCCACGGACAACGCGAGCCCTTCGGGCGCTTCGGCGCTGGCGGGAGCGTTGCTGACGGCTTCCGCGCTGGCCGGGTTCGAGCAGGCCGGCCGGTATCGCGACGCGGCCGATGCGGCGTTGCAACGCGCCGGCCTGCTGGCGGATCGCGCGCCGCGCTTCGCCGGGCACTGGCTTTCGGTGGCTGAGGCGGCGCAGTCGGGGCCGGTGCAGGTGGCCGTGGTCGGCGAGGACCGGGCGGCGCTGGTCGCGGCGGCCGCGCGGCAGATCCACGGCGGCGGCGTGGTGCTGGGTGGCGCTCCGGACGCGCCCGGCGTGCCGCTGCTGGCGGACCGTCCGCTGGTGGACGGCGCTGCGGCGGCGTACGTCTGTCGCGGCTACGTGTGCGATCGCCCGGTGACCTCGGCGGAGGACCTGCTCGCGCAGCTCTGA
- a CDS encoding acyl-CoA dehydrogenase family protein, with translation MDIPAVPAKVDPDALTAVLDGRWAELRAGVRAQMSAEEFRDPVELDIEAHRAQVLDQLRELAATDRPALGFDRAYGGQSDIGGSVVSFEMLGLGDLSLMVKAGVQWGLFGGAVQLLGTERHHEKYLQRIMDLDLLGCFAMTEHGHGSDVQDLHTTATYDPAAQEFVVHSPDPGATKEYIGNAARDGHAAVVFAQLVAGGDSRGVHAFFVPIRDGSGKPMPGVTIEDCGRKAGLNGVDNGRLAFDHVRVPREALLNRFGDVAEDGTYSSPIESDGRRFFTMLGTLIRGRVSVGGSAGSATKRALTLAIRYGEQRRQFKSPDGDEVVILDYLGHQRKLLPALAKTYALHFAQEELVAKLNDIAPDAPEEEQRELESRAAGLKAANTWHATATIQAAREACGGAGYLSENLLAGLKADTDVFTTFEGDNTVLLQLVAKGLLTQYKEHFEDLSPLATARFVAEQLVGAVLERTSARKFVERLTESDDAEVLFDREWQLRLFEDREEHVLDGVANRLRKAADDPFGVFNAAQDHVLSAGRVHVESLVLSAFARAVDACADPEAAALLSRVCDLYALSAIEADRAWFLEHGRLTASRSKAVTAAVNELCAELRPHARTLVDAFAIPAQFLAAPMLRD, from the coding sequence GTGGACATCCCTGCCGTTCCCGCGAAGGTGGACCCGGACGCGCTCACCGCCGTCCTCGACGGCCGCTGGGCCGAGCTGCGCGCGGGGGTACGTGCGCAGATGTCGGCCGAGGAGTTCCGCGATCCCGTTGAGCTGGACATCGAGGCGCACCGTGCGCAGGTGCTCGACCAGCTGCGCGAGCTCGCCGCCACGGACCGGCCCGCGCTCGGGTTCGACCGCGCGTACGGCGGGCAGAGCGACATCGGTGGGTCGGTGGTGTCGTTCGAGATGCTCGGCCTCGGTGACCTGTCGCTGATGGTGAAGGCCGGCGTGCAGTGGGGGCTGTTCGGCGGCGCCGTCCAGCTGCTCGGCACTGAGCGGCACCACGAGAAGTACCTGCAGCGCATCATGGACCTCGACCTGCTCGGCTGCTTCGCGATGACCGAGCACGGCCACGGCTCCGACGTGCAGGACCTGCACACGACGGCGACGTACGACCCGGCGGCGCAGGAGTTCGTGGTGCACAGCCCGGATCCGGGCGCCACCAAGGAGTACATCGGCAACGCGGCGCGCGACGGCCACGCCGCCGTCGTCTTCGCGCAGCTCGTGGCCGGCGGCGATTCCCGCGGTGTGCACGCGTTTTTCGTGCCCATCCGCGACGGCTCCGGCAAGCCCATGCCCGGCGTCACGATCGAGGACTGCGGCCGCAAGGCCGGCCTCAACGGCGTCGACAACGGCCGCCTGGCCTTCGACCACGTCCGCGTTCCGCGCGAAGCGCTGCTGAACCGCTTCGGCGACGTCGCCGAGGACGGCACCTACTCCAGTCCCATCGAGAGCGACGGTCGCCGCTTCTTCACGATGCTCGGCACGCTCATCCGCGGCCGCGTGAGCGTCGGCGGCAGTGCCGGCAGCGCCACGAAACGCGCGCTGACGCTGGCCATCCGCTACGGCGAGCAGCGCCGGCAGTTCAAGAGCCCCGACGGCGACGAGGTCGTGATCCTCGACTACCTCGGCCACCAGCGCAAGCTCCTGCCTGCGCTCGCGAAGACGTACGCGCTGCACTTCGCGCAGGAAGAGCTCGTCGCGAAGCTGAACGACATCGCGCCCGACGCGCCCGAAGAGGAACAGCGCGAACTGGAATCCCGTGCGGCCGGTCTGAAAGCCGCCAACACCTGGCACGCCACCGCCACGATCCAGGCCGCCCGCGAAGCCTGCGGCGGCGCCGGTTACCTGTCGGAAAACCTGCTGGCCGGCCTCAAAGCCGACACCGACGTCTTCACCACCTTCGAGGGCGACAACACGGTGCTGCTCCAGCTCGTGGCCAAAGGCCTTCTCACGCAATACAAAGAGCACTTCGAAGACCTCAGTCCACTTGCGACCGCGCGCTTCGTCGCCGAACAACTCGTGGGCGCGGTATTGGAACGCACCTCCGCCCGCAAGTTCGTGGAGCGCCTGACGGAATCCGACGACGCCGAGGTGCTCTTCGACCGCGAATGGCAGCTGCGCCTCTTCGAGGACCGCGAGGAACACGTCCTCGACGGCGTCGCCAACCGCCTGCGCAAGGCCGCCGACGACCCGTTCGGCGTCTTCAACGCGGCGCAGGACCACGTGCTTTCCGCCGGCCGCGTGCATGTGGAAAGCCTTGTGCTGTCGGCGTTCGCCCGCGCCGTCGACGCGTGTGCCGATCCGGAGGCCGCGGCTTTGCTCTCGCGGGTGTGCGATCTCTACGCCCTGTCGGCCATCGAAGCGGACCGCGCATGGTTCCTCGAACACGGCCGCCTCACAGCTTCGCGGTCGAAGGCCGTGACCGCCGCGGTGAACGAGTTGTGCGCCGAGCTGCGGCCCCACGCCAGGACTCTGGTGGACGCCTTCGCGATCCCGGCGCAGTTCCTGGCCGCGCCTATGCTGCGGGACTGA
- a CDS encoding AraC family transcriptional regulator gives MDVLSDAIAVMRTGEPSSNRLRVGGEWCYRFAPYAGAGFHVVLRGTGWLLTEGEPVPLSPGDAVLLPRGATHVLSATPDGRCAVPFETAVDDPAGGTDLLCGKYRFDRSRAHFLVEGLPDVVHLPARVGEHTELRTAITLLGGEVHGSRPGRDAAVAGLLDLLLVYLVRAWFTDHPQAGWPKALQDPEIASALQALHADPARAWRLEDLAAEVGLSRATLARRFTALTGRAPMAYLAWWRMTTAARLLRDGDRGLPAIARQVGYGSPYAFSHAFKRHFGVAPGQYRLSPAA, from the coding sequence ATGGACGTCCTCAGTGACGCGATCGCCGTGATGCGCACCGGCGAGCCGTCGTCCAACCGGCTGCGCGTCGGCGGCGAGTGGTGCTACCGGTTCGCGCCGTACGCCGGCGCCGGGTTCCACGTGGTCCTTCGGGGCACGGGCTGGCTGCTCACCGAAGGCGAACCCGTGCCGCTCAGCCCCGGCGACGCCGTGCTCCTGCCCCGCGGTGCCACGCACGTCCTGTCGGCCACGCCCGACGGCCGGTGCGCTGTCCCGTTCGAAACCGCCGTCGACGATCCGGCCGGCGGCACAGATCTGCTCTGCGGCAAGTACCGCTTCGACCGCTCGCGCGCGCACTTCCTCGTCGAGGGCCTGCCCGACGTCGTGCACCTGCCTGCCCGCGTCGGCGAGCACACCGAACTGCGCACGGCCATCACACTGCTCGGCGGGGAGGTACACGGCAGCCGGCCGGGTCGCGACGCCGCCGTCGCCGGGTTGCTGGACCTGCTGCTCGTCTACCTCGTGCGCGCGTGGTTCACCGACCACCCGCAGGCCGGGTGGCCGAAAGCGTTGCAGGACCCTGAAATCGCCTCGGCATTGCAGGCGTTGCACGCGGACCCGGCGCGCGCGTGGCGGCTCGAGGACCTGGCCGCCGAGGTCGGCCTGTCACGCGCGACACTCGCCCGCCGCTTCACCGCCCTCACCGGCCGCGCGCCGATGGCCTACCTCGCGTGGTGGCGCATGACCACCGCCGCGCGCCTCCTGCGCGATGGCGACCGCGGGCTGCCCGCCATCGCGCGGCAGGTCGGCTACGGCTCACCATACGCGTTTTCTCATGCCTTCAAACGACATTTCGGCGTCGCGCCGGGCCAGTACCGGCTCAGTCCCGCAGCATAG
- a CDS encoding MBL fold metallo-hydrolase, with the protein MIQLGEVEVTKIVEWSGDIAPVSAVLPDTPAELWRDNEEWLAPRHWHPEADAYHAAVQTWVLRSEGKVILVDTGVGNGRARPQIPLFDHLDTDFLSRLAAAGVQPEDVDVVVNTHIHYDHVGWNTRADGDGWVPTFPNATYLIPRADQEWFDPRNAHRRSVDPLRLQGSLLVYADSIAPVLDRAVLWDGSYRIDGNLVLEPAPGHTPGSSLLRLTSGSDRAVFVGDLLHSPVQILAPAHSSCFCEDRAQAATTRTRVLNRAADLGELVLPAHFADDSAVEIRRSGPGFSIHHWRDAT; encoded by the coding sequence ATGATTCAGCTCGGTGAAGTCGAAGTGACCAAGATCGTCGAGTGGTCGGGCGACATCGCGCCCGTCTCCGCCGTCCTGCCGGACACCCCGGCCGAACTCTGGCGGGACAACGAGGAGTGGCTCGCGCCGCGGCACTGGCACCCGGAGGCCGACGCGTATCACGCCGCCGTGCAGACGTGGGTGCTGCGCAGCGAAGGCAAGGTGATCCTCGTGGACACCGGGGTCGGCAACGGGCGCGCGCGCCCGCAGATCCCGCTGTTCGACCACCTCGACACGGACTTCCTCAGCCGTCTCGCCGCCGCCGGGGTGCAACCGGAAGACGTCGACGTCGTGGTCAACACCCACATCCACTACGACCACGTCGGCTGGAACACCCGCGCCGACGGCGACGGCTGGGTCCCGACCTTCCCGAACGCCACGTATCTCATCCCGCGCGCCGACCAGGAGTGGTTCGACCCGCGCAACGCGCACCGCCGCTCCGTCGACCCGCTTCGCTTGCAGGGCAGCCTGCTGGTCTACGCCGACAGCATCGCCCCGGTCCTCGACCGCGCCGTGCTCTGGGACGGCTCGTACCGCATCGACGGCAACCTGGTGCTGGAGCCCGCGCCCGGCCACACGCCCGGTTCTTCCTTGCTGCGCTTGACTTCCGGTTCGGATCGCGCGGTTTTCGTGGGCGATCTGCTGCACAGTCCCGTGCAGATCCTGGCGCCCGCACACAGCAGCTGTTTCTGCGAAGACCGCGCTCAGGCCGCGACCACGCGCACCCGGGTCTTGAACCGCGCCGCCGACTTGGGCGAACTGGTCCTCCCGGCCCACTTCGCGGACGACTCGGCCGTCGAAATCCGCCGCTCCGGGCCCGGCTTCTCCATCCACCACTGGCGCGACGCCACCTGA
- the trhA gene encoding PAQR family membrane homeostasis protein TrhA, which produces MDTRPRLRGHIHFWSFFGAVAGTAALVSLAASTVSPLAALATSVYGLTVLGVFGVSALYHRHLWSPRAYKWMKRADHSMIFLFIAGTYTPFTLLAMSKPTGYIILGIVWGGALLGVAMKMLWPHAPRWLGVPIYIALGWVAVFVMPELARHAGVAALVLICVGGLFYTMGAVFYAVKWPNHWPETFGYHEFFHACTVLAAVSHYIAIWLVLYA; this is translated from the coding sequence GTGGACACCCGCCCGCGCCTGCGCGGCCACATCCACTTCTGGTCCTTCTTCGGCGCCGTCGCGGGCACCGCCGCCCTCGTGAGCCTCGCCGCGTCGACCGTCTCGCCCCTGGCCGCCCTCGCGACGTCCGTCTACGGCCTGACCGTCCTCGGCGTCTTCGGCGTCAGCGCGCTCTACCACCGCCACCTGTGGAGCCCGCGCGCGTACAAGTGGATGAAGCGCGCCGACCACTCCATGATTTTCCTGTTCATCGCCGGCACCTACACCCCGTTCACCTTGCTGGCCATGTCGAAGCCCACGGGCTACATCATCCTGGGCATCGTCTGGGGCGGGGCGCTGCTCGGTGTGGCGATGAAGATGCTGTGGCCACACGCGCCCCGCTGGCTGGGCGTGCCGATCTACATCGCTCTCGGCTGGGTCGCGGTCTTCGTCATGCCGGAGCTCGCCCGGCACGCCGGCGTCGCCGCCCTGGTCCTGATCTGCGTGGGCGGCCTGTTCTACACGATGGGCGCGGTGTTCTACGCGGTGAAGTGGCCGAACCACTGGCCGGAGACCTTCGGGTACCACGAGTTTTTCCACGCGTGCACGGTGTTGGCGGCGGTGTCGCACTACATCGCGATCTGGCTCGTGCTCTACGCCTAG
- a CDS encoding isoprenyl transferase: MSLRSFLSDVVYSVYGRRLIQQARGRHPRHIAIMLDGNRRWAREAGFTDVADGHRAGAKKIADFLSWCREADVEVVTMWLLSTDNLNRDPDELEPLLKIITDVTDELAGPAVPWRLRIMGALDLLPLDVAKKLTAAAARTEDRTGMEVNIAVGYGGRQEIADAVRKLLLQHADEGTSIRELAKILDVDHISEHLYTSGQPDPDLIIRTSGEQRLSGFLLWQSAHSEFWFTEAYWPAFRRVDFLRALRDYAWRHRRFGT, from the coding sequence GTGAGCCTCCGGTCCTTCCTGTCCGACGTCGTCTACAGCGTCTACGGCCGCCGCCTGATCCAGCAGGCGCGGGGCCGCCATCCGCGGCACATCGCGATCATGCTCGACGGAAACCGCAGGTGGGCGCGGGAAGCCGGGTTCACCGACGTGGCCGACGGGCACCGCGCGGGTGCCAAGAAGATCGCCGACTTCCTCAGCTGGTGCCGCGAGGCCGACGTCGAGGTCGTCACCATGTGGCTGCTCTCGACCGACAACCTCAACCGCGACCCCGACGAGCTCGAGCCGCTGCTCAAGATCATCACCGACGTCACCGACGAGCTCGCGGGTCCCGCCGTGCCGTGGCGGCTGCGGATCATGGGGGCGCTGGACCTGCTGCCGCTGGACGTCGCGAAGAAGCTCACCGCCGCCGCGGCCCGCACGGAGGACCGGACGGGCATGGAGGTCAACATCGCCGTCGGGTATGGCGGGCGGCAGGAAATCGCCGACGCCGTGCGAAAGCTGCTGCTGCAGCACGCAGACGAGGGCACCTCGATCCGCGAGCTGGCGAAAATCCTCGACGTGGACCACATCTCGGAACACCTGTACACCTCCGGCCAGCCGGATCCGGACCTTATTATCCGAACGTCAGGAGAGCAGCGGCTTTCCGGATTCCTGCTCTGGCAGTCGGCGCATTCGGAATTCTGGTTCACGGAGGCCTACTGGCCGGCATTCCGTCGCGTCGACTTCCTTCGCGCGCTTCGTGACTACGCCTGGCGTCACCGCCGCTTCGGGACCTGA